In Nocardia sp. NBC_01327, the genomic stretch ACAAGCGATACTCGATAGCGTGAGTGACAGCAGCACGAGCGCCGGGACCACCTCGGGTCCCGGCGTTTCGGTAGACAAGCAACCCAAGCCGGCCCGGTCCTGGCTTCGGGTGACCGGGTCCGTGGGCCCGTTCGGCATCGCCACGGCGGCGCTGTGGCTCAGCATTATCGTGCTGCTGCCGTTGGCGGCACTGACCTACAACTCCTTCGGGAACGGCTGGTCCGGATTCTGGGATGCGGTGAGCGCGCCCGCAGCCATCGATTCGCTGAAGGTGACCATTTTCGTCTCGGTCATCGTGGCGCTCATCAATGTCTTCATGGGCACCCTCATCGCCTGGGTGCTGGTGCGCGATGAGTTCCCGGGCAAATCGATCGTCAACGCACTCATCGATCTGCCGTTCGCACTGCCCACCATCGTGGCCAGCATTGTGCTGCTGGCGCTGTACGGGCCGGAGAGCCCGATCGATATTCAGCTCAATGCGACCCAGCCGGGTCTGGTGGTGGCACTGGCCTTCGTGACGCTGCCGTTCGTGGTGCGTTCGGTGCAGCCGGTGCTCATGGAGGTGGACCGGGAGGTGGAGCAGGCGGCCGCGTCCCTGGGCGCGGACAACTGGACCACCTTCCGCAGCATTGTGCTGCCCACGCTGACCCCGGCCATCATCAGCGGCGGCGGCCTGGCCTTCGCCCGCGCCATCGGTGAGTACGGGTCCGTGGTGCTCATCGGCGGCAATATTCCGCGCGAAACGCAGATGACCTCGCAGTACATCCAGCAGCAGATCGAGGTGGATCGTCCGGTCAATGCGGCGGCGGTCTCCGTTGCGCTGCTGGTGATTTCGTTCGCGACCCTGCTGGTGCTGCGCTTTGCCGCCGACCGCACCGCCCGAAAGGAGCAGGAGGCCCGATGAAACTTGCTCCCTGGACCCGGATTTCGCTGCGCACGATCGTGCTGGTCTATCTGGCCGTACTGCTGATCCTGCCGCTGGGCATTATTCTCTGGCGCACCTTCGGGCACGGTGTCGGTGAGTTCTTCACCTCCATCACCACGCCCGCCGCGGTGTCGGCATTCAATCTCTCGATTCTCATCGTGGCGATCGTGGTGCCGCTGAACGTGGTGTTCGGCGTGCTGACCGCGCTCGCGCTGGTGCGCGGAAAGTTCCCCGGCCGCAACCTGATTCAGGGTCTGGTGGATCTGCCGTTCGCGGTGTCCCCGGTGGTGGTCGGCGTCTCGCTGATCATGCTGTGGGGTGTGAACGGCTGGTTCGGCGGGCTGGAACACCACGGTCTGAAGGTGATCTTCAATCTGCCGGGCATGGTGCTGGCCACCATCTTCGTGACGCTGCCCTTCGTGGTGCGCGAGGTGGAGCCGGTGCTGCACGAGATCGGCGACGATCAGGAGCAGGCCGCCGCGACCCTGGGCGCCTCGCGCTGGCAGACCTTCTGGCGGATCACGCTCCCGGCGATCCGCTGGGGTCTGACCTACGGCATCGTGCTGACCGTGGCGCGTGCGCTCGGCGAATTCGGCGCGGTCATCATGGTCTCCACCGCGCTGCCCGGTAAATCGCAGACGCTGACCCTGCTCGTCGAGGGCCGCTACACCAATGACCACAACACCTTCGGCGCGTACTGCGCGGCGACCCTGCTCATGGGTATCGCCCTGGTCGTCCTTCTGTTGATGACTCTCCTCGAACGGAAGCGGGGCACTGCCAAATGATCACCGTGACCAATGCCAACAAGCGCTACGGCACCTTCGCCGCGCTCGACGACGTCACCCTGGACATCCCGTCCGGTGAGCTGACCGCGCTGCTCGGCCCGTCCGGATCGGGTAAGTCGACGCTGCTGCGTTCGATCGCCGGTCTGGAATCGCTGGACGGCGGCATCGTCACCATTGCCGGAAAAGACGTGACCCGGGTGTCGCCGCAGAAGCGCGATATCGGATTCGTATTCCAGCATTACGCCGCGTTCAAGCACATGACCGTGCGCGACAATGTGGCCTTCGGCTTGAAGATTCGGAAGCGGCCGAAGCCGGAGATCAAGAAGAAGGTCGACGATCTGCTGGAGATCGTCGGGCTGGACGGCTTTCAGCATCGGTATCCGGCGCAGCTCTCGGGTGGTCAGCGGCAGCGTATGGCCCTGGCCCGCGCGCTCGCCGTGGACCCACAGGTGCTGCTGCTGGACGAGCCTTTCGGCGCGCTCGATGCGAAAGTTCGTGCGGACCTGCGCACCTGGCTGCGCCGGCTGCACGAAGAGGTGCACGTCACCACCGTGCTGGTCACTCACGACCAGGAGGAAGCCCTGGATGTGGCCGACCGGATCGCGGTGATGAACAAGGGGCGGATCGAGCAGGTCGGGTCGCCGGAAGATGTATACGACCGTCCCGCAAACGATTTCGTCATGTCGTTCCTGGGCGCGGTGGCCAAGCTCAACGGGCATCTGGTGCGCCCGCACGATATTCGCGTGGGTCGTGATCCGAGCATGGCGCTGGCCGCGCACGAGGGTACGGCGTCCTCCGCCGGTGTCACCCGGGCCACGGTCGAGCGGATTGTCCACCTGGGCTTCGAGGTTCGGGTGGAACTGCGCAATGCGGCCACCGGTGATATTTTCACCGCCCAGGTGACCCGGGGTGACGCCGAGGCGCTGCATCTCGCCGAGGGTGAGACCGTCTACGCTCGCGCGACGCGAATTCCGGAGCTCCCGGTCTCCCGGATCGCGGAAGTCACGGGCGTTCCGGAACTTCCGGTCGCATAGGCGCCGACACACCGAGTGCGGGGGTGCGAAGCTTTCGCATCGCTTTCCCTTTGCCCGCTGCTGGGCGAGGCTGGTAGGGCACCGGCTACCGAGCCGGTCGCGCACCGCCCGCCCAGCAGAAGGCGCACCTCATGGCCTTGACCGAACCCGAAGCGAAAGTGCTTGCCGCGCTTTCCCTCCCGGACCTGCCCGCCGCCCGCACCGTCCGGCAGCTGTGCACCGCAACAGGTCTCACCTCCGGGGCCGCCCGCCGTGCCCTGCACCACCTCTCCGGCGCGGGTCTAGCGCTCGCGACCCGGCACACCCCCGCCACCTGGCAGGCCACCCATCGCGGGCGCCTCACCATCCACACCCCCACCTACCGCGACTACCTCGCCAGTACCCTCACAGTGCCGGAACACCGTCCCCGCACCAGGAGGCCCCCGCTATGCTCGCAGCTTTCTCCATCACCCCGATCGGCGCAGGCGAAGACGTAGGCGAGCCGGTAGCCGCCGCCATCCGGGTAATCCGGGCCAGCGGCCTGCCCAACCGCACCTCGGCCAGCTTCACCGAGATCGAAGGCGACTGGGACGAAGTCTTCGCCGTGATCAAGCAGGCCACCGACGCCGTCATGGCGATCTCCACCCGCTGCAGCGTCGTCATCAAAGCCGATATCCGCCCCGGCCACCCGGACATGCTCACCGCCAAAGTGGAAACGGTGGAACGCTATCTGGCCCAGGACTAGCCGACCGGTCTCCATTGCCGGTGGTCCACGAACCGGGCTGCGGCGGGGCACTCCGACCAGCCCCGGTGATCTTGGTGAGGGCTAGGAGACTGAGGCGGAGTCCGGGACGTAGCGCCAGATGGGGAGTAGCGCTTGGTCGTTCAGCGGGGTGGGGGAGGTGTGGATGGTGGATTCGAGGCGCGTGATTACCGAGGCTGGGTCCAGGCCGGCGCCTATCAGGACCAGGTTGCTGGTGCGGGGTTCGTTGCGGGACCAGGTGGTGGGCTCGATGGTGATGTGGCGGCCGACCATGTGGAGCAGGAACTTTCGGGAGTCTTCGGGGACGGCGAAGGCCAGGACGCCTTTGGCTCGGAAGAGGCCAGGAGGTGGGTCTTCCAGCATTGCGATGAGTTCTCGCGGGTTGAGGTCGGTGGGGCTGGTGAAGGAGACGCTTTGGTACGCGTCGTGCAGGTGATGATGATGATGGCCGCCGCACCCGTGGTCGCCGTCGTGCCCGTGCTGGCCGCTACCGCAGGATTCGCCGCCGTGACTGTCTTCGCCGGATTCGTCGTCGAGGAGTAGTTCGTCGAAGCTGAGTTGCCGGCCGGCCCGCAGTGTGCCCGGATCGCGGGTGGGGATGTCGAAGAGCAGGGCGGGGTCAATGCGGCCGTGGCTGGTGGCGTAGACGGGGACCTGGCCCACCAGGGTGCGGATGTCGGTGTGGAGTTTTTCGAGCGCGGCGGGCGGGACCCGGTCGGCCTTGTTGAGGACGACCAGATCGGCCATGCGCAGGTGCGTATCGAGTTCGGGGTGCTGGGCGCGGCTTTCGGGGAAGTGTTCGGCGTCGACCAGTTCGATCAGGCCGCCGTAGCGAATGCGTGGGTTGTCGCTGCCGGTCACCATGCGGATCAGATTGCGGGGTTCGGCGAGGCCGCTGGCCTCTACGACAATGACGTCGATGCGCTGTTTGGGCTGGGCCAGGCGGTCGAAGAGCTCATCCAGTTCGGTGACATCCACTGCGCAGCAGACACAACCGTTGCCGAGCGAGACCATCGCGTCGACCTGGCCCGCCACCAGCATGGCATCGATATTCACCGCGCCGAAGTCATTGACCACCACGCCTATGCGCAGGTCACGACTGCGCAGGAGGCGATTGAGGAGGGTGGTTTTGCCGGAACCCAGGAAACCGGCCACGATCAGAACTGGTATGCGCCGACTCACTCGGCCCACCCTACCGAGGGGCTGTGCGGTGGACGCAGCATGGCGGAAACGGGCCGGAAATACCGGCGTCCTACCGTGGCGGTCAATCGGACCGATCCCGGAGGTGGCGCAGTGCTGGTGCGGGACATTCTCGACGCGCCGCAGTTGCGCATGCAGCTGCTGCACGGGGACGACGCCGAATTGGCGCGACCCGTGGCCCGGGTGTGCGCGACCGATATGCCTGATCCTCGACCGTTCGTGACGCCGGGCGCGCTGGTCTGCACCGGCTTGATCTGGCGGCAGCAGGCGCAGGATTCGGATCGATATGTGGGACTTCTCGCCGCGGCGGGAGTGGCGGGCATAGTCGCGGGCCAGGCATTGCACGGGCATGTGCCCGAGGATGTGGTGGCGGCGTGCGCGCGCCACGGATTGCCACTGCTGTCCGCACCGCAGAGCGTGCCGTTCAGCCGGATCATCGAATACCTGGCCGAGCAGGCCGCCGAATTACGCTGGCGGCGTGTGCAATCCAGGGTCGATCGGCAGCGCAGACTGCTGGCGGCCGTCGCGGGCGGGAGCAGTGTCGGTGATCTGATCGCCGATATTGCCGTGGAGCAGGAGATTTCGGCATGGCTGGTGACCGCGACCGGCCACGTCATCGCCGGAACCGCACCGCTCACCGAGGCCGACCGCGACCGGATCGTCGCGACCGCGCTCACCGCGCCCCGGCTGCCCGCCGTCACGGGAGGCGCCATGCGGGTACTCCAGGTCGGCGGCGGTGATCGAATCACCGCCTGGTACCTGGTGGTTCGACCGGCTGCCGCGGAGCCGGAAACATTTGCCGCCGATCTGGCCGCCGTCATCGAGTTCTACCGGCAGCGCAGCACCGACCGCCTGCACCTGGATTGGGAACTCGTCGACCGGTTCCCGGCCCCGATGGTGGAGCTGCCCGGCGGATCGGCCGTGGCGGTCGTCTGCGATATCCATCCGCCCGAGACCCTGTCCTCCGTCGGACTCCCGGAAGTGCGTGTGGCACTGCATGATGTGCTGTCCGGCGTCACCACCTCGGTAGACCGGGAGGGCCGGCTCGTCGCGGTGGTGCCGGGCACCCAGGACGACATCGCTGCCACGCTGCGCCACCGAATGGGACGACTCGCGCCCGCGCTCAATGGCATTCGACTCTCCTTCGGTGTCAGCGCCCAGCAGCGCGACGAATCCCTCTCGGGCGCGATCGCGGCCGCCGCGGCCGCCGCCACCGCAGCCGCTGACGACGACACCGCGGTATCCGTCCGCATTGCCGATATCGACACGGCCGTAGGCCTTTTCACTGCGGTCCCCGGCGGCCTGCAGCGCCGCTTCGCCGAACGCGTGCTCGGCCCCGTCGTCGACTACGACCGCAAGACCGGCGCGGGACTACTGGAAACCCTGGAGGTATATCTCGGATGCGAGGGCTCCTGGCGCCAGGCCGCCGACCGAATGCACCTGCACCTCAACACAGTTCGCTACCGCATAGGCCGCGTAGAGGAACTCACCGGCCGCGACCTCGGCCGCATAGACGACCGCCTCGACCTCTACCTGGCCGTCCGCACCCTAACCAGCCACACCGCAGCCTGACCGACTCCCTACCCCGTCTCAGCGCCTGCCCACCCCGTCATTCCGGCGTGCTTTTGGCCGGAATCCACTGCGCTGAGGGAGATCCCGGCCAACAGCACGCCGGGATGACGAGTGGTGTCAGTGCCAAGAAGACAGGTGGTGCCCGTGCCGGACTGGCAGATGCCGGTGCCGGGATGACAGGTGGGGCCAGTGCCGGATTGGCAGGTGCCAAAGCCGGGATGGCGGGTGGTGTCGGTGCCAAGAAGGCAGGTGGTGCCCGTGCCGGACTGGCAGATGCCGGTGCCGGGATGACAGGTGGTGCCAGTGCCGGATTGGCAGGTGCCAAAGCCGGCAGGGCGGGTGGTGTCGGTGCCGGGAGGCGATTGGAATTTCGGTCGCCGGGCCCGGCTGGGTCAGACCGCGCCGGTGTAGGGGTCCCAGGCGGTTCCGGCGGCGGGGGCGTCTTCGCGCAGGACTGCGGCATGGATCAGGCCGTACGGGCGGTCGTCGGCGTAGAAGACCTCGCCGTTGTTCTCGACGCCGAAGCGCGAGAGGTCGAAGTACCAGTGGTGCTTATTGGGGGCCGACATGCGGATCTCGGCGAGGCACGGGTAGGCCTGCAGTGCCGCCTGTCCCATCTCGAACAGCGTCTGCTGCAACGCCTTCGAATGCTGGGTGGCGAATGTGGCGACCATGACGGCGCGAATGCCCGCGTAGGTGGCGTCCCAGTCCTCCGGTGCGGTGGCGAAGCGCCAGCGGGCGGTGAGGCTGGTGGCGAGAATGCGGTCGTAGGCGGGCTCGAGCACGGTGAATTCGTCGGTGAGGAAGTCCGCGAACTCCGAACCGGTGGACTTCAGAATGACCAGATCCTTGACGCCGCCGATCACCCACTCCTGCTGGGCCGCCCCGGTGCCGCTGACGGTGATCGCGGCAATGCGCACCTCCGGCCCGACCCGGGTCCAGGTGTGATCATGTCCGGTCCCGTCGACCGGAACCCTTTGCCACGCATACTCTTCGATCTCGATGCGCGCCGAATCCACCGTCTCGATGTCGTCGACGAAATGCCGGGCCAGCGCCTGCCCGTAGGTTTCGATGCTCCCGTCGCCGTGCGATTTGGCGTACGTGAAGATGGTCTGCTTCTGCGAATCGGTCGGCAGCACCCCGCCCTGATCGCCGACGGTATGCGCCTCGTCGAAAGCCCCACGCAGGCAGGACGATACGTTCAGATCGCGAATCTCGTGCCGCGCGGTGTCGCGGTAGATGCGCACCACCCGGTTCTCGGCCTTGCCGTACTGGTGCGGGCCGAGCACGATCTTGCCGGTCAATTCGGTCATGGTCGCCTCCCGTGGTCGATGAACACCTTGCCCCACTGTGGCGCACCCGAGCCGCCGCACACGCTGGTTCGGCGGACAAAACATCGCCCGCGACACGCCCCGCGGTTGGCGAATCAGACAAACCCCCGGGCGGCTGCGGCTGCCTAGCCTGACCATCAACCGATGCGCCGCAAGGAGCTGCCATGACAACGCCTCATTCCGTCGACACCCGATTGCCCTGGCATCGGCTGTTGGCGTTCGGCATTCAGCATGTGCTGATCATGTACACGGGATGTGTGACCGTGCCGCTGGTCTTCGGTGCGGCCGCGGGTCTCGACAAGTCCACCGTCGGCCTGTTGATCAGCGCCGATCTGCTGGTGGCGGGCATTATCACGCTGGTGCAGAGCCTCGGGCTGGGCCGGTTCGCGGGTGCCCGGCTGCCGATCATCACCGGCGCGACCTTTGTGGCCATGAGTCCGATGATCTTGATCGCCAAGCAGTACGGGCTGCCCGCCGTCTACGGCTC encodes the following:
- the cysT gene encoding sulfate ABC transporter permease subunit CysT, with protein sequence MSDSSTSAGTTSGPGVSVDKQPKPARSWLRVTGSVGPFGIATAALWLSIIVLLPLAALTYNSFGNGWSGFWDAVSAPAAIDSLKVTIFVSVIVALINVFMGTLIAWVLVRDEFPGKSIVNALIDLPFALPTIVASIVLLALYGPESPIDIQLNATQPGLVVALAFVTLPFVVRSVQPVLMEVDREVEQAAASLGADNWTTFRSIVLPTLTPAIISGGGLAFARAIGEYGSVVLIGGNIPRETQMTSQYIQQQIEVDRPVNAAAVSVALLVISFATLLVLRFAADRTARKEQEAR
- the cysW gene encoding sulfate ABC transporter permease subunit CysW encodes the protein MKLAPWTRISLRTIVLVYLAVLLILPLGIILWRTFGHGVGEFFTSITTPAAVSAFNLSILIVAIVVPLNVVFGVLTALALVRGKFPGRNLIQGLVDLPFAVSPVVVGVSLIMLWGVNGWFGGLEHHGLKVIFNLPGMVLATIFVTLPFVVREVEPVLHEIGDDQEQAAATLGASRWQTFWRITLPAIRWGLTYGIVLTVARALGEFGAVIMVSTALPGKSQTLTLLVEGRYTNDHNTFGAYCAATLLMGIALVVLLLMTLLERKRGTAK
- a CDS encoding sulfate/molybdate ABC transporter ATP-binding protein, which translates into the protein MITVTNANKRYGTFAALDDVTLDIPSGELTALLGPSGSGKSTLLRSIAGLESLDGGIVTIAGKDVTRVSPQKRDIGFVFQHYAAFKHMTVRDNVAFGLKIRKRPKPEIKKKVDDLLEIVGLDGFQHRYPAQLSGGQRQRMALARALAVDPQVLLLDEPFGALDAKVRADLRTWLRRLHEEVHVTTVLVTHDQEEALDVADRIAVMNKGRIEQVGSPEDVYDRPANDFVMSFLGAVAKLNGHLVRPHDIRVGRDPSMALAAHEGTASSAGVTRATVERIVHLGFEVRVELRNAATGDIFTAQVTRGDAEALHLAEGETVYARATRIPELPVSRIAEVTGVPELPVA
- a CDS encoding MTH1187 family thiamine-binding protein, with the translated sequence MLAAFSITPIGAGEDVGEPVAAAIRVIRASGLPNRTSASFTEIEGDWDEVFAVIKQATDAVMAISTRCSVVIKADIRPGHPDMLTAKVETVERYLAQD
- a CDS encoding CobW family GTP-binding protein; the protein is MSRRIPVLIVAGFLGSGKTTLLNRLLRSRDLRIGVVVNDFGAVNIDAMLVAGQVDAMVSLGNGCVCCAVDVTELDELFDRLAQPKQRIDVIVVEASGLAEPRNLIRMVTGSDNPRIRYGGLIELVDAEHFPESRAQHPELDTHLRMADLVVLNKADRVPPAALEKLHTDIRTLVGQVPVYATSHGRIDPALLFDIPTRDPGTLRAGRQLSFDELLLDDESGEDSHGGESCGSGQHGHDGDHGCGGHHHHHLHDAYQSVSFTSPTDLNPRELIAMLEDPPPGLFRAKGVLAFAVPEDSRKFLLHMVGRHITIEPTTWSRNEPRTSNLVLIGAGLDPASVITRLESTIHTSPTPLNDQALLPIWRYVPDSASVS
- a CDS encoding helix-turn-helix domain-containing protein — its product is MLVRDILDAPQLRMQLLHGDDAELARPVARVCATDMPDPRPFVTPGALVCTGLIWRQQAQDSDRYVGLLAAAGVAGIVAGQALHGHVPEDVVAACARHGLPLLSAPQSVPFSRIIEYLAEQAAELRWRRVQSRVDRQRRLLAAVAGGSSVGDLIADIAVEQEISAWLVTATGHVIAGTAPLTEADRDRIVATALTAPRLPAVTGGAMRVLQVGGGDRITAWYLVVRPAAAEPETFAADLAAVIEFYRQRSTDRLHLDWELVDRFPAPMVELPGGSAVAVVCDIHPPETLSSVGLPEVRVALHDVLSGVTTSVDREGRLVAVVPGTQDDIAATLRHRMGRLAPALNGIRLSFGVSAQQRDESLSGAIAAAAAAATAAADDDTAVSVRIADIDTAVGLFTAVPGGLQRRFAERVLGPVVDYDRKTGAGLLETLEVYLGCEGSWRQAADRMHLHLNTVRYRIGRVEELTGRDLGRIDDRLDLYLAVRTLTSHTAA
- the pucL gene encoding factor-independent urate hydroxylase, yielding MTELTGKIVLGPHQYGKAENRVVRIYRDTARHEIRDLNVSSCLRGAFDEAHTVGDQGGVLPTDSQKQTIFTYAKSHGDGSIETYGQALARHFVDDIETVDSARIEIEEYAWQRVPVDGTGHDHTWTRVGPEVRIAAITVSGTGAAQQEWVIGGVKDLVILKSTGSEFADFLTDEFTVLEPAYDRILATSLTARWRFATAPEDWDATYAGIRAVMVATFATQHSKALQQTLFEMGQAALQAYPCLAEIRMSAPNKHHWYFDLSRFGVENNGEVFYADDRPYGLIHAAVLREDAPAAGTAWDPYTGAV